In Ischnura elegans chromosome 6, ioIscEleg1.1, whole genome shotgun sequence, one genomic interval encodes:
- the LOC124160526 gene encoding uncharacterized protein LOC124160526 yields MKSSSPPPHVSVIQRVRDRDITINEDNLERLKAKFSHIVNSSRAMYYIRTLIDLVNVLELRGIDGRDRDQFTAALVECTKLTESKRSATCEKPVKEQGIPRHVLDMISENIGRKWWDLAHYLNVPDHEIEEIEGKYPFSMKRQAYQVLLTFCNLPDDNEGKASKLIDALARARRYDLKAQVEAEMSNKNSQSKK; encoded by the exons atgaaaagttcgTCACCTCCGCCACACGTTTCGGTGATCCAAAGGGTAAGGGACAGAGACATCACCATCAATGAAGACAATTTGGAAAGGCTTAAAGCGAAATTTTCTCACATCGTTAACTCCTCGAGAGCTATGTATTACATCAGGACTTTGATTGACTTGGTGAATGTATTGGAGCTAAGGGGTATCGATGGGAGAGATCGAGATCAATTCACGGCAGCACTTGTTGAATGCACGAAACTGACGGAGTCAAAGAGGTCGGCGACCTGCGAGAAACCTGTGAAGGAGCAGGGTATACCAAGACATG ttCTGGATATGATCTCAGAGAATATTGGAAGAAAATGGTGGGATTTGGCTCACTACTTAAATGTACCAGAtcatgaaattgaagaaatcgaGGGGAAATACCCTTTCAGCATGAAGCGCCAGGCATATCAG GTTCTTCTTACCTTTTGCAATCTGCCAGATGACAACGAAGGAAAAGCATCCAAATTAATTGATGCTTTGGCGAGGGCAAGGCGATATGATCTGAAGGCACAAGTGGAAGCTGAGATGAGCAACAAAAATAGCCAAAGTAAAAAGTAG
- the LOC124160529 gene encoding elongation of very long chain fatty acids protein 6, which translates to MNYMEVTMPNYSYVFNFEEEFVHQDTRVWMTKNWKYGFYYVGIYMIFIFGGQHYMQSRPRFQLRGVLAVWNIALAAFSLMGACRTVPEFIHVLRNYGFYHSVCIPSFIEQDKVSGFWTWMFVLSKLPELGDTVFIVLRKQPLIFLHWYHHVTVLLYSWYSYTEYTASARWFIVMNYIVHSAMYTYYAIRASGSGVPPPRWIAMAITCAQLAQMVTGCAINIWAYQLLKAGDRDCHISDFNIKLSLSMYFSYFVLFARFFRKAYLGSKSGKGGLKKCSGSSADMTTAAAPPSPAAHSSLALATSGKVKGGE; encoded by the exons ATGAATTACATGGAAGTTACTATGCCCAATTACTCATATGTTTTCAATTTCGAAGAAGAATTTGTTCATCAAGACACTAGAGTATGGATGACGAAAAATTGGAAGTATGGTTTCTACTACGTTGGAATCTACATGATATTTATATTTGGTGGGCAACATTACATGCAAAGTCGTCCTCGGTTTCAACTACGTGGTGTTTTAGCGGTCTGGAATATAGCTTTAGCAGCATTTAGTCTCATGGGCGCATGCCGAACCGTTCCGGAATTCATTCATGTCCTCAGGAATTATGGATTTTACCATTCTGTATGCATTCCAAG TTTCATCGAGCAGGATAAAGTATCCGGTTTCTGGACCTGGATGTTTGTCCTGTCCAAACTCCCTGAGCTAGGTGACACTGTCTTCATAGTTCTGCGAAAACAGCCCCTCATCTTCCTCCACTGGTATCATCACGTTACAGTGCTCCTTTACTCGTGGTACTCATATACGGAATACACAGCCTCAGCCCGCTGGTTCATTGTGATGAATTACATCGTGCACTCCGCGATGTACACCTACTATGCCATCCGTGCTTCCGGCAGCGGGGTTCCTCCACCGAGGTGGATAGCCATGGCGATCACGTGTGCACAACTGGCTCAAATGGTCACCGGCTGTGCCATCAACATTTGGGCCTACCAGTTGCTCAAGGCCGGCGACAGGGACTGTCACATCTCCGACTTCAACATCAAGCTATCCCTCTCCATGTACTTCAGCTACTTCGTTCTGTTCGCCCGGTTCTTCCGGAAGGCTTACTTGGGCAGTAAATCGGGCAAGGGTGGACTGAAGAAGTGCTCCGGTTCGTCGGCGGACATGACCACAGCGGCCGCCCCGCCTTCTCCCGCTGCACACAGTTCGCTCGCCCTGGCCACCTCCGGGAAGGTCAAGGGTGGAGAGTGA